A genomic region of Alicyclobacillus sp. SO9 contains the following coding sequences:
- a CDS encoding sigma-54-dependent Fis family transcriptional regulator, which produces MTVFSAGEEWLLNLLDTVDEGIHAVDMEGVTLVYNRAAGRMDGLKQEDVIGKHVLSVFPSLRSDSSTLLQVLETGTGITNKPQTYTNYLGVKVHTVNTTLPILSGSTVIGALEIAKDLTQLKMLSEQVLSLQAQVVGKRRKSSNAKTVDGLHDSALDGAQALYQFSQILTHDEQLKDMKNRAEMAARTASPILVYGETGTGKELMVQAIHNASPRRQQPFLALNCAALPASLLEGILFGTVRGSFTGAGDREGLFELANGGTLFLDEIQSMPLELQAKLLRVLQEGEILRVGDTRVRRISVRVIVAMNQPPETAVRKGTLRQDLYYRINVVRLDLPPLRARQGDIPLLLQHFLEKWNGRFGLQVEGFDDQVLALFQEYPWPGNVREMENAVEAAMNLVSSGLITRKVLPVQIREYGESGKYGESGKYGESGKYGESGKYGESGKYGEYRGAGGAREQGGVTRNQGDRPDGTSADFWATASSLRNMPLRPYHTDTTTMPEWAELLQSFGMDSFWDTLRTDAESEAQPDFPTMAGAFERIVLIQALNVVGGNVKRAAARLGMPRQTLQYRLKQAGISPHSEN; this is translated from the coding sequence ATGACTGTGTTTAGTGCAGGCGAAGAATGGCTCTTGAACCTCCTCGATACCGTTGACGAAGGCATTCACGCCGTGGATATGGAAGGCGTAACCTTAGTCTATAATCGGGCGGCAGGAAGAATGGACGGGTTGAAGCAGGAAGACGTTATTGGCAAACATGTTTTGTCTGTCTTCCCATCCTTGCGTTCGGATAGCAGTACGCTGCTTCAGGTACTGGAAACCGGCACAGGCATTACAAATAAGCCCCAAACCTACACGAACTATCTGGGTGTAAAAGTGCACACGGTTAATACGACTCTGCCGATTTTGTCTGGATCGACGGTGATTGGCGCTTTAGAAATCGCAAAGGATCTAACACAGCTAAAGATGCTCTCTGAGCAGGTTCTGAGCCTTCAGGCACAAGTGGTAGGGAAACGAAGAAAGTCCTCAAATGCAAAAACAGTCGACGGCCTACATGACAGTGCACTTGACGGTGCACAGGCACTCTATCAGTTCTCACAAATTCTTACCCATGACGAACAACTGAAAGACATGAAAAACAGAGCCGAAATGGCTGCGAGAACGGCTTCCCCGATACTGGTCTATGGTGAGACCGGGACCGGCAAGGAATTGATGGTGCAGGCAATCCACAATGCAAGTCCGAGGCGGCAGCAGCCGTTTTTGGCCCTGAACTGTGCCGCGTTGCCAGCCTCCCTGTTGGAAGGGATTCTGTTTGGTACGGTTCGAGGTAGTTTTACAGGTGCAGGTGATCGCGAAGGGCTGTTCGAACTAGCCAACGGAGGGACACTGTTTCTCGACGAAATTCAGTCCATGCCGCTGGAACTTCAGGCAAAATTGTTGCGGGTCTTGCAGGAAGGAGAAATCTTGCGGGTCGGCGACACACGGGTGCGCAGAATCAGTGTTCGGGTCATTGTGGCCATGAATCAGCCGCCTGAAACTGCTGTTCGGAAAGGAACGCTGCGACAAGACCTCTACTACAGAATCAATGTGGTCCGGCTGGACTTACCGCCACTGCGGGCACGTCAGGGGGATATTCCCTTGTTGCTGCAACACTTTTTGGAAAAGTGGAACGGTCGCTTTGGGCTTCAGGTAGAGGGGTTTGACGACCAGGTTTTGGCACTGTTCCAGGAGTACCCCTGGCCGGGTAACGTTCGAGAAATGGAGAATGCGGTCGAGGCTGCCATGAACCTCGTATCTTCTGGCCTGATTACCCGGAAGGTGTTGCCGGTTCAAATCAGGGAGTACGGTGAGTCTGGGAAGTACGGTGAGTCTGGGAAGTACGGTGAGTCTGGGAAGTACGGTGAGTCTGGGAAGTACGGTGAGTCTGGGAAGTACGGTGAGTACCGAGGGGCTGGCGGAGCGCGGGAGCAGGGAGGGGTGACGCGTAACCAAGGGGATCGGCCGGATGGTACGAGTGCCGACTTTTGGGCAACAGCATCCTCTTTGCGTAACATGCCTTTGCGTCCTTATCACACTGACACTACGACGATGCCGGAGTGGGCGGAATTGCTGCAATCATTCGGTATGGATTCATTTTGGGATACTCTCAGGACTGACGCGGAATCTGAGGCGCAACCGGATTTCCCAACGATGGCAGGGGCATTTGAACGGATTGTCCTCATACAGGCGCTGAATGTAGTGGGCGGCAATGTAAAGAGAGCGGCTGCCCGACTGGGTATGCCTCGACAAACACTGCAGTATCGCTTAAAACAGGCTGGCATTTCTC
- a CDS encoding small, acid-soluble spore protein, alpha/beta type: MSTRKALEDVDKLKSKASREPGLQQSLHQEDRKQRLKQAWDGPPQQQRRDRTEQREQSVQRDHIEQREQRGQRDHIEQRDHRDHRDQEDMLAGLDKRQLMERIRFEVAQELGMEKIVQGELGEATTAQCGKFGALLQKRTQHLLKIRHVPKNKHK, from the coding sequence ATGAGCACCAGGAAAGCCTTGGAGGACGTGGATAAACTCAAGTCAAAGGCATCTAGGGAGCCAGGGCTGCAGCAGTCGTTGCACCAAGAAGACCGGAAGCAACGACTCAAACAAGCTTGGGACGGGCCGCCGCAGCAACAGCGCAGAGACCGGACGGAACAAAGAGAACAAAGCGTTCAGAGAGATCACATAGAACAAAGAGAACAAAGGGGTCAAAGAGATCATATAGAACAACGAGATCACAGAGATCACAGAGATCAAGAAGACATGCTTGCAGGTCTGGACAAACGGCAGCTGATGGAACGGATTCGCTTTGAAGTTGCACAGGAACTTGGGATGGAAAAAATCGTGCAAGGGGAACTCGGGGAGGCAACTACGGCGCAGTGCGGAAAATTCGGCGCTCTGCTGCAGAAACGGACTCAACATCTGCTGAAAATTCGGCATGTGCCGAAAAATAAGCACAAATAA
- a CDS encoding DUF1934 domain-containing protein, whose product MEASRHLQAADRVVLEWTRWTRSGVGEMDTANVEANDKTESSEAAETELWRNVHWVRQGERDDWFIYEGKDDPHNRDELANEIKTVLHVKGNVLTWIRRGAAEWRHQFEAGKQFTSILQTGPLTLDVMTDTHSLDVSMASDQGLIKMDYSLNLSGELQRVQTQIRFFKEGLYEHQESLGGRG is encoded by the coding sequence TTGGAGGCAAGCCGTCATTTACAAGCGGCAGACAGGGTCGTGTTGGAGTGGACCAGATGGACACGTTCCGGTGTTGGTGAAATGGATACTGCAAATGTTGAAGCGAATGACAAGACGGAGAGTTCAGAAGCCGCAGAGACAGAGCTCTGGCGGAACGTTCACTGGGTTCGGCAAGGCGAGCGCGATGACTGGTTTATCTATGAGGGCAAAGATGATCCGCACAATCGCGACGAACTAGCTAATGAGATAAAGACAGTTCTGCACGTAAAAGGTAATGTACTGACATGGATTCGACGCGGTGCGGCAGAATGGCGGCATCAGTTCGAAGCAGGCAAACAGTTTACGAGCATCCTGCAGACCGGTCCTTTAACCCTCGATGTCATGACGGATACCCACAGCTTGGATGTGTCTATGGCATCAGACCAAGGCCTCATCAAGATGGACTACAGTCTCAACCTGTCGGGCGAACTCCAGCGTGTCCAAACACAAATCCGGTTTTTCAAGGAGGGCTTGTATGAGCACCAGGAAAGCCTTGGAGGACGTGGATAA